From Onychomys torridus unplaced genomic scaffold, mOncTor1.1, whole genome shotgun sequence:
tgcacctctctctctctctctctctctctctctctctctctctctctctctctctgtctgtgtgtgtgtgtgtgtgtgtgttagcatgaAGGCATGTGTGTGGAAAAATATATAGgtggaaaaaatatatatcatcaAACTATGATGGTATATTCTTACAATGTACATATGACTAAtgttaaaaaagaatgttttgagAGTTGTATTTAAACAATGGAGAAAGTAATGAATATGCAATCAGTCATTTTAAGGAGACATCATTGAACACCATTTTACAACACCAGGctagcaaagaaaaatataaattaccCCACTGTAATGAAGAAATATGATCCTGAAGCAGGCAAAATACCTCGAAAATCATGCATTTGTGACTCTTTGTCACAAACACAGTAGGTTTCTCATCAAAAGTTTCTCCTATTCAGAGTTTTTCTCAGGGCAACTTTAACATCTTTGTTCCTCAAGCTGTAGATTAAAGGATTCATCATGGGGACCACAATATTATAGAAAACAGAAGATACTTTTCCCTCATTCAAAGATCCAATTGAGGAGGGTTTTAGGTACATAAATGCACACGATCCAAAGAACAGGGAAACAGCAATTATGTGGGAACTGCAGGTGCTGAAGGCTTTGGACCTTCCAGCAGTGGACCTTATTTGGAGGATACTAGAAAGGACAAAGCCATAAGATATAAAGACGACAATACTGGGTAGAGTGATGTCTTTCCCCCCTACAATGAAAATCTCTATCTCATTGACATAGGTGCTGGTGCAGGAGAGCTTCATCAAAGGCAGGAGGTCACAGAAGTAGTGATTGATGGTGTTCCCATCACAGAAGGTCAGTCTCAGGATGCATCCGGTGTGGATCATGGCATCAAAAACCCCCATCAAATATGAACCAATCATAAGAAAGGAACAGACCTTAGGAGACATGGCTACATTATACATGAGTGGATTGCAGATAGCCACATAGCGATCATAGGCCATTGCTGTCAGGACATAACATTCAGAgatgacaaagaaacaaaagaagtagAGCTGGGTCATACATCCTGCAAAACCAATAACATTCTTCTTTACTAAGAAGTTCATCAGCATTTTGGGTGTAACAACAGAAGAATAGCAAATGTCTATGAAAGACAAGTTAAAGAGGAAAAAGTACATAGGGGTATGAAGATTAGAGTTCAGTACAATTAGAATGATCAAAGTCAAATTTCCCAAGGCGGTGATCATATACATTGCTAGAAAAACTAAGAACAGGGGTATTTGGAGGTCAGGGTTGTCTGTTAAACCCAAGAGAATGAATTCTGTTACCAAAGAACCATTTGTCAGAACCATTCTTCTCTAAGAGAATCTgtgaagatagaaaagaaagagtGAACGTAAAGTGCCCCACAGAGAATTTACAAGTGTTTTTCTAtcatacatgtggcacacacattgGGAATGCCTGGAAATCACCCACATGTTTGCTATAGTCTATGTGAGGCAAAGTCAAGAGATGCTAATAAAAGAGTAAAATGATTCAGTGTAAAATCTGATTAATTTCTGGATACCTAATGTTCAGCATGTTATTAATACCTAGTAATGTTTGTTATATACTTGAGTCTGAACAGATTACATCTTATAATTGTCttctcattttatatatgttatGTTCACATCAAACACATAAAAGCAAGTCTGTGTGGAGGGAGGTCTTAGCTTCACCTTGGGCATCTCACAATGATTAAATTGTTCAAAACAAGTTGTAAATCTTACGTGATATGCTTCATAGTTCAGAATTATGTCTCAAGAAAGACCTCACATAAAAGTTATACATTAGCATAAATTTCAAAACATCCATGCAAATAATATATAGAGTGAGCTAATTGtgaatatatgcacatgtatatatacatatgtgcatctAAACccccatacatatatatacagttaATAAAAAGTAAGAGGCCATGTACATGAAAGAGAGCATAGTGGGTTATATGAGATAGTTTGAAGGGATGAAAAGCTTATATCACACtctcaaaaagatgaaaaaaatttaaatgttaatttacCATGCTTTGGAGAGAAAACAGTATTATCTTTTTATTACCTGCCCTTGATATCTCAAAGGATTATATCAAGATACAAACTTAGAGTTTCTTGGATTCCAAGAATCTGAGGACACAAAGTTAATATTTCATATTACTTGGAAATCTTTCTGAAATGCTGCTCAAAAAGTTTAATGTAAATCCTTTATCCTCTGAAGCCCTAGATAAGATGTAAGCCACTTGTGTTCACTCTTGCCATTGGAAGAAACACAGGAAGATTTcactgattttatttctattttatgtacttCACTATACTTGCCTGTTAACCCACAGTAAAATCTTCCTCAGTCTCTTCCTGGAGCACAGATGCCAGGTGTAAAAATGAAATGCagtgggtttatttatttatttttttttgcatgctAGTCCATGATACATCTTTATGTCCTAAGGGAGTAAGGTTTGACCTTCTCTTAGGGATTGGTACATCTTCTGTACTTATGCCATTATGAAATCCCATCTCCCATTGACCTTCATCTCATAAGGgaaatcttttgttttggttacttttagttttgtttgtgaaTCTTTAAGAGTAATATTCCACAGAGTCCCATTAAAACTTTCTTATACATTTTTCAAAGTTTtcaaaaatgggaaaaattatTTAGTGTATCATCTTTCCTGAGATTTTCCCATACCTCTTTTTAGAAATTGTGTTTTTTACTGCATTTATTTTCAATGAACTGAATCAAACCCACAAAGTCAACTCTGCTCCTCAGTTAGTACTCTGTTATTGATCAGCACTCAAGCCCTCCAGAATCACTTTTACTATATTTCACCCTTTCTTAGTTAGTGTTCCTACTGTCATGATGAACAACAATGACCAAGACATTTTAAGGGAAGGCATTTATTGGTGGCTTATTACACTTTCAGAATACCAGTTAGTCCATGAACAACATAGCAGGGGGCAATTGGGTGGTGGGCATGGGCAGGATCAATGCTTAGGGATCTCATCTAATCCACAAGTTGCAGGCAAGACAGGGCCTGGATTGGGTTTTTGAAAACCCAAAGCCCACACTTAGTAACACACATTCTCCACTAAGACCACAGTTATTCTATCAAGACCATACCTCCtgattcctcccaaacagttctactaaatgggtaccaagcattcaaatatatgatcctatgagggccattctcattcaatccGCCACACTCCagctaaatatttataataaatagttAAATATTCAAAGCAAGTACACTGCTCAGTCCTTAAGTGTAACAGTATATCAATGAGGCCAAGGATTTTTACACTCACGGTAATAAGAATAGAGATATGTAGCTAGATAGACAAGTTACCAAACACCCTTGTTTCCCATGTTCATTTGTATAAAAGAGGAATGGTTAAACTTTTGTGTGATACTTTGATTGCATTCTGATACTtctgagactgccaataaagtttgctttgagtcagagggtggagctaaaTACTAGCTTACTAAAATTAGCCCTAAAGGTTTTAGACGACCAGGGACATAGAGATTTGGAggaccagagacagagagagagacacaagaaGTAGTAGGGCAGGGCTTGGAGAGAGTCTTGGCCCTTTTGCatcaaggagaagagaaagaggaggtcgCTGATCACTTTTTTTCCAATTCTCTAATTATTCAGGTTCTTACTCTGATATATGACTACCAGCTTTTTATTgctaaagaataattagataaacacttcattaaactatcatttattttttctcataatttttataattcaatgaaaaaaataataatttttcttcttttttttgccaGCTGCCACTCAGGCCCTGAACAGGGCTAAGACTTAGCCCACCCACCCATATATCTACCtaatctatgaactgctggagtaTGTGAAGGGACTGGATCTGTAGATGGGAGGCATcaagatctccatgacacaggacagaaAAAGGGCCTGTAGGAATAGACCCATTAAGGGTCTGGTATTGATAGAGCAGAATAAACCAGAGGCCTTTAGCCAGACCAACAATCCATTGCAAAGAGCACTTACAAGTAAACGTGAATGGATTAAAGGGTATACTGTATGACTATCCTGAAAATCAAGTTCCAGAGCAATCCCCACATCTGATGCTTGTTATtttagaaatggttaatttatagatctatttgaaatcttccctgggctgtataagaaaaatAGCTCATGTGATAACAATCTTACCTTCTCACTttgatttatatttgtatttgttcccaAAGCATGCATGATTCAAAATTGGGTGTCATTGCTAATGGGCTGCTTATGAAGATACTGATGGTCCATCAACATCAGTTTATTTTGTTCAGTTTATTTAAATCATGTCTAGTCCTTTGTGCTCACACATTCCTATAGTCATAGCAGTAAGAATGCTGCAGTAGAAGGACTGTAAGTTCAAGGTTTTCAGTATAATGCAATGAGTTTCAGAGTTTTCAGAGAAAATCTGGAAAgtatagcaagattctgtctccaaaaccatataaagagaaacatgaaataaCTAAATAAAGATTATTCTAAATGTGCATTAAATGGTCAGGTTTAGTTTTATTTACAAAAAGccagaaaggaaatatttaaggtTTTGTGAAACACAATGACCCTGATGTTATAATCTAAAGTATATATCAGACAATAGGTAAATGATTGTGAATCAATTcctataaatttttttttgttcattctcAAGGTCtaaggatacagctcagtggtataggTCTTGAGCATCCCATATGATACTCTGG
This genomic window contains:
- the LOC118576317 gene encoding olfactory receptor 145-like isoform X1; this encodes MNSNRRMVLTNGSLVTEFILLGLTDNPDLQIPLFLVFLAMYMITALGNLTLIILIVLNSNLHTPMYFFLFNLSFIDICYSSVVTPKMLMNFLVKKNVIGFAGCMTQLYFFCFFVISECYVLTAMAYDRYVAICNPLMYNVAMSPKVCSFLMIGSYLMGVFDAMIHTGCILRLTFCDGNTINHYFCDLLPLMKLSCTSTYVNEIEIFIVGGKDITLPSIVVFISYGFVLSSILQIRSTAGRSKAFSTCSSHIIAVSLFFGSCAFMYLKPSSIGSLNEGKVSSVFYNIVVPMMNPLIYSLRNKDVKVALRKTLNRRNF
- the LOC118576317 gene encoding olfactory receptor 145-like isoform X2 produces the protein MVLTNGSLVTEFILLGLTDNPDLQIPLFLVFLAMYMITALGNLTLIILIVLNSNLHTPMYFFLFNLSFIDICYSSVVTPKMLMNFLVKKNVIGFAGCMTQLYFFCFFVISECYVLTAMAYDRYVAICNPLMYNVAMSPKVCSFLMIGSYLMGVFDAMIHTGCILRLTFCDGNTINHYFCDLLPLMKLSCTSTYVNEIEIFIVGGKDITLPSIVVFISYGFVLSSILQIRSTAGRSKAFSTCSSHIIAVSLFFGSCAFMYLKPSSIGSLNEGKVSSVFYNIVVPMMNPLIYSLRNKDVKVALRKTLNRRNF